A single window of Flavobacteriales bacterium DNA harbors:
- a CDS encoding response regulator transcription factor, whose translation MNGSDSIQNDTPNKVRVLIADDHEIIRDGVKFMLRDSPLIRVTSEAKHGKEAIAIAMKERPDLIIMDISMPEMDGIEATRELHQVLPEIYILGFSVNDDLYSISRLVEAGAHGYVLKTTGFEQLVAAIEVIMADGYFFSKEVGAQMMRYFMKPGKNGQAIISSTLSQMEENILNQLKSGLNPEEICGKFRLSRLAADTHIRNILLKKNAVHIRELFDS comes from the coding sequence GACGACCACGAAATCATCCGGGACGGGGTCAAATTCATGCTGCGAGATTCTCCATTGATTCGTGTTACTTCAGAAGCCAAACATGGGAAGGAAGCAATTGCCATTGCCATGAAAGAGCGCCCTGACCTTATCATCATGGACATAAGCATGCCGGAAATGGATGGCATCGAGGCCACCAGGGAACTCCATCAGGTTCTGCCCGAAATATACATTCTCGGCTTTTCCGTGAATGATGACCTTTACAGCATCAGCCGTTTGGTGGAAGCAGGTGCCCACGGATACGTGTTAAAAACCACCGGATTCGAACAGTTGGTTGCCGCCATTGAAGTAATCATGGCAGACGGGTATTTCTTCAGCAAGGAAGTGGGCGCCCAGATGATGCGCTATTTCATGAAGCCGGGCAAGAATGGCCAGGCGATCATTTCATCCACGCTTTCACAAATGGAAGAAAACATTCTGAATCAGCTCAAATCCGGCCTCAACCCCGAAGAGATCTGTGGCAAGTTCCGATTGTCGCGACTGGCCGCAGACACCCACATCCGGAACATTCTTCTGAAAAAAAATGCCGTTCATATCAGGGAACTGTTCGATTCCTGA